In a genomic window of Jaculus jaculus isolate mJacJac1 chromosome 8, mJacJac1.mat.Y.cur, whole genome shotgun sequence:
- the LOC101599697 gene encoding 60S ribosomal protein L22-like — MAPVKKLVAKGGKKKKQVLKFTLDCTHPVEDGIMDAANFEQFLQERIKVNGKAGNLGGGVVTIKRSKSKITVTSEVPFSKRYLKYLTKKYLKKNNLRDWLRVVANSKESYELRYFQINQDEEDEEDEN; from the coding sequence ATGGCGCCTGTGAAAAAGCTTGTGGCGAAGGGGggcaaaaaaaagaagcaggttcTGAAGTTTACCCTCGACTGCACCCACCCTGTAGAAGATGGAATCATGGATGCTGCCAATTTCGAGCAGTTCCTCCAAGAGAGAATCAAAGTGAACGGAAAGGCTGGGAACCTTGGTGGAGGGGTTGTAACCATCAAGAGGAGCAAGAGCAAGATCACCGTAACATCCGAGGTGCCTTTTTCCAAAAGGTATTTGAAATATCTCaccaaaaaatatttgaagaagaaTAACCTACGTGATTGGTTACGCGTAGTTGCTAACAGCAAAGAGAGTTACGAATTGCGTTACTTCCAGATTAACCAGGATGAAGAAGATGAGGAAGATGAGAATTAA